TGATAGGCCGCTTCCCGAAGTCCGGGTCCCAGGACGTGGACCGTGCGGTGAAGTCGGCGCTGCGGGGCTTCGAGCTGTGGCGCCGGACGCCGGCGCCGGTGCGCGGCGACGTGCTCAAGCGGGTCGGCGACCTCCTCACCGCGCGCAAGGAGGACATCGCGCGTGCGATGACGCGTGAGATGGGCAAGGTGCTCGCGGAGACGCGCGGTGACGTGCAGGAGGGGATCGACACGGCGTACTATGCCGCGAGCGAGGGGCGGCGCCTGTTCGGCCGCACGGTCCCTTCCGAGCTCCGCGACAAGTGGGCGATGACCGTGCGGCGCCCGATCGGCGTCGCCGGCGTCATCACTCCCTTCAACTTCCCGATGGCCATCCCGACCTGGAAGATCTTCCCGGCGCTGCTGTGCGGGAACGCGGTCGTGTTCAAGCCCAGCGCGGACGTGCCCCACACCGGCACGCTGCTCGTCGAGGCGCTGCTCGACGCGGGGCTGCCGCCCGAGGTGATCCAGCTGGTGCACGGCGGCGGCGGCGCCGTGGGCAACGGGATCGTGAACCACCCGAAGGTCCCGCTGATCTCGTTCACCGGCTCCACCGAGACGGGCGCAAGGATCGGCGAGACGTGCGGGCGGATGCACAAGCGGCTCTCGCTCGAGATGGGCGGCAAGAACGCGATGATCGTGATGGACGACGCCGACCTGGACCTCGCGCTCGACGGCGTGCTGTGGGGCGCGTTCGGCACGACGGGCCAGCGGTGCACGGCGACCAGCCGGCTGCTCCTCCACCAGAAGGTGCACGACCGGTTCCTCCGGATGCTGGTGGATCGGGTGGAGAAGCTGCGCCTCGGTGACGGCCTCCTGCCGACGACGGACGTGGGGCCGATGATCAACGAGCCGGCCCTCAAGAACACGGCGGACTACGTCGAGATCGGCCTTGCCGAGGGTGCGGAAATGCTGACGGGAGGCCGCCGCGCCGGCGGCGCCAGGCTCAAGAACGGCTTTTTCTTCAAGCCAACGGTGTTCGCCGGCGTGAGGGCGGGCTCCCGGCTGGAGCAGGAGGAGATCTTCGGTCCGGTGCTGTCGGTGGTGAAGATCGCGAGCCTCGAGCACGCCATCCGGGTCAACAACGGGGTGCGCTACGGACTCAGCTCCTCGCTGTACACCCGTGACGTCAACAGCGCGTTCCGGGCGATCGAGGACATCCAGGCGGGCATCACGTACATCAACGCGCCGACCATCGGCGCGGAGGCGCATCTGCCGTTCGGAGGCGTGAAGGAAACCGGCAACGGGCATCGCGAGGGCGGCTGGCAGGTGTACGACTTCTTCACCGAGACGAAGACGGTGTACGTGGATTACTCGGGGACGCTCCAGCGCGCGCAGATCGATGCGTACGATGAAGCGCAATGACCTTCCAACTCCCCGTTGCGCGCCCGGAGAGGCCCGGCTACACTAAATCATCCCAGCGCCATCAGCGAGCTTCATGCCGAGACATCTCAATACCGTCCGCAAAGCGTGGGTCGAAGAAGGCTCGCTGGATCAGTATCTCCGCGAAATCAGTTGTTACCCCCTCATCAATCGCGAAGAAGAGGTCAACCTCGCCGTCCGCATCAAGCAGGACGACCCGGAGGCGCTCGACAAGCTGGTGCGCTCGAACCTCCGCTTCGTGGTGTCGGTGGCGAAGAAATACCAGAACCAGGGCGTTTCCCTGGCGGACCTCATCAACGAGGGCAACCTCGGCCTGATCCGCGCGGCGCACAAGTTCGACGAGACCAAGGGCATCAAGTTCATCAGCTACGCGGTGTGGTGGATCCGGCAGGCCATCCTTCAGGCGTTGGCGGAACAGAGCCGCATCGTGCGGGTCCCGCTCAACCGCGCCGGCACGCTCCACCGCATCGGGAAGCG
This portion of the Gemmatimonadales bacterium genome encodes:
- a CDS encoding aldehyde dehydrogenase family protein, with product MAKTFKNFIGGAWVAPSTGDHYENRNPADWREVIGRFPKSGSQDVDRAVKSALRGFELWRRTPAPVRGDVLKRVGDLLTARKEDIARAMTREMGKVLAETRGDVQEGIDTAYYAASEGRRLFGRTVPSELRDKWAMTVRRPIGVAGVITPFNFPMAIPTWKIFPALLCGNAVVFKPSADVPHTGTLLVEALLDAGLPPEVIQLVHGGGGAVGNGIVNHPKVPLISFTGSTETGARIGETCGRMHKRLSLEMGGKNAMIVMDDADLDLALDGVLWGAFGTTGQRCTATSRLLLHQKVHDRFLRMLVDRVEKLRLGDGLLPTTDVGPMINEPALKNTADYVEIGLAEGAEMLTGGRRAGGARLKNGFFFKPTVFAGVRAGSRLEQEEIFGPVLSVVKIASLEHAIRVNNGVRYGLSSSLYTRDVNSAFRAIEDIQAGITYINAPTIGAEAHLPFGGVKETGNGHREGGWQVYDFFTETKTVYVDYSGTLQRAQIDAYDEAQ